In Candidatus Vicinibacter proximus, the following are encoded in one genomic region:
- a CDS encoding DUF962 domain-containing protein: MQNIDELLSKYGESHTNKTNKLIHWICVPLIMLSLVGLIMQIPFPVNFKSLNWAVLVLALALVYYYRLSIPFFIGFMIISVFLIKGNQMLIEFCNSNNWNATLVMILIFVLAWIGQFVGHKIEGKRPSFFEDLQFLLIGPAWLLHFIYKKMGIKYNNSIH; encoded by the coding sequence ATGCAAAATATTGATGAATTGCTTTCAAAATATGGTGAAAGCCACACCAATAAGACAAATAAATTAATTCATTGGATATGTGTTCCGTTAATTATGCTTAGTTTGGTAGGATTAATAATGCAAATTCCATTTCCTGTAAACTTTAAATCATTGAATTGGGCAGTACTTGTCCTCGCGCTAGCATTAGTATATTATTACAGACTATCCATACCATTTTTTATAGGCTTTATGATTATCTCTGTCTTTTTAATTAAAGGTAACCAGATGCTGATAGAATTTTGCAATTCTAACAATTGGAATGCAACTTTAGTTATGATTCTGATTTTTGTTTTGGCCTGGATAGGTCAATTTGTAGGACATAAAATTGAAGGAAAGCGTCCTTCTTTTTTTGAGGATCTTCAATTTTTACTAATAGGACCAGCTTGGTTATTACATTTTATTTATAAAAAGATGGGCATTAAATATAATAACTCTATTCATTAA